One window of Rubrivirga sp. SAORIC476 genomic DNA carries:
- a CDS encoding CARDB domain-containing protein — protein MHLSRLFPLALVALVAAAPAAQPDLRISSFLEEGDQQAEAGDRVTVEYTVTNSGDQDVEDVPVAFYFSNDAAFDDGDQFLEAEEVNVEAGESEGDSEQFNLPSGIADGDYFVLAVVDPNDFVFETDETNNVGANAITIGEGGGGPGPDLVVSASVAPDDGDVGTSRPDAGEDVTLDYTVSNVGGVNSGSLTLRFYFSSDTTIDGADEVLLDIGNDGIDAGDNADDSATVTIPEGTADGTYYILLEVDTFDEVAETNEGNNTASVEVGVPGGGGGGGGGADLVVSGTLTSGDPMAGEDVTLDYAISNVGDENTGPLVLRFYFSADPVLDPADDVLLDIDNDGVDADDESDDSATVTIPEGTADGTYYIVLEVDADEQVAESDEDNNTAAVEVTVDGTSGGNAAIGEIGVFNWPEQEPGRFYPIFLERAYTSPVVVAPSFSSEQVASPAVPRVRDVTADRFEIQLAEWPYLNGTHLDLDIPYLVVEEGVHTLDDGRRIEAGFTTTNGNGVGSIDYATAFPGAPIVFAQAIDTDAVVTARLRVREDRAQVRLVQQEAGGPSLAPATVAWVAIEAGVGSGSRPAVAKRVRAGDSITRTRYGTTVSTSALILAATQSIAEADPVTVRVRLTGRIGARLLLQEERSADDETSHAQELVGYAVFEPGTLRSSSSARVAPVRASSEASALVMGARPNPVRGRAVVAFEVAEAGTVRLDVFDTTGRRVTTLADGPQTAGTHEVPLDASRWSAGVYLVRLVDGAGAVTTSQLTVLR, from the coding sequence ATGCATCTCTCCAGACTCTTCCCTCTCGCGCTCGTGGCGCTGGTCGCCGCTGCGCCCGCCGCCCAGCCCGACCTCCGCATCTCCTCGTTCCTGGAAGAGGGGGACCAGCAGGCGGAGGCCGGCGACCGGGTGACCGTCGAGTACACGGTCACGAACTCCGGCGACCAGGACGTCGAGGACGTGCCCGTCGCGTTCTATTTCTCCAACGACGCCGCCTTCGACGACGGCGACCAGTTCCTCGAGGCCGAGGAGGTCAACGTCGAAGCCGGCGAGAGCGAGGGCGACTCCGAGCAGTTCAACCTGCCCTCTGGCATCGCCGACGGCGACTACTTCGTGCTCGCCGTCGTCGACCCGAACGACTTCGTCTTCGAGACGGACGAGACCAACAACGTCGGCGCGAACGCCATCACGATCGGTGAGGGCGGCGGCGGGCCAGGCCCGGACCTGGTCGTCTCCGCCTCGGTCGCCCCGGATGACGGTGACGTCGGCACGTCCCGGCCCGACGCAGGCGAGGACGTGACGCTCGACTACACGGTGTCCAACGTCGGCGGCGTGAACTCGGGGAGCCTGACCCTGCGGTTCTACTTCTCCTCCGACACCACGATCGACGGGGCGGACGAGGTGCTGCTCGACATCGGCAACGATGGGATCGACGCAGGTGACAACGCGGACGACTCGGCGACGGTCACCATCCCTGAAGGAACAGCTGACGGGACGTACTACATCTTGCTCGAGGTCGACACCTTCGACGAGGTCGCGGAGACCAACGAGGGCAACAACACCGCCTCGGTCGAGGTCGGGGTGCCCGGCGGCGGCGGCGGCGGCGGCGGCGGCGCGGACCTGGTGGTCTCGGGCACGCTCACGTCGGGCGACCCGATGGCCGGCGAGGACGTGACCCTCGACTACGCGATCTCGAACGTCGGCGACGAGAACACCGGCCCGCTCGTGCTCCGGTTCTACTTCTCGGCCGACCCCGTGCTCGACCCCGCGGATGACGTGCTGCTCGACATCGACAACGACGGCGTCGACGCGGACGACGAGTCGGACGACTCGGCGACGGTGACCATTCCCGAAGGCACGGCCGACGGGACCTACTACATCGTCCTCGAGGTCGACGCCGACGAGCAGGTCGCGGAGAGCGACGAGGACAACAACACGGCTGCGGTCGAAGTGACGGTCGACGGCACGTCGGGAGGCAATGCGGCCATCGGCGAGATCGGCGTATTCAACTGGCCCGAGCAGGAGCCCGGCCGCTTCTACCCCATTTTCCTGGAGCGGGCCTACACGAGCCCGGTCGTGGTGGCGCCCTCGTTCTCCTCGGAACAGGTCGCCAGCCCCGCCGTCCCGCGCGTGCGTGACGTGACGGCCGACCGGTTCGAGATCCAGCTTGCCGAGTGGCCCTACCTCAACGGCACGCACCTCGACCTCGACATCCCGTACCTGGTGGTCGAGGAGGGCGTCCACACCCTGGACGACGGGCGGCGGATCGAGGCGGGCTTTACCACGACCAACGGCAACGGCGTCGGGTCGATCGACTACGCGACGGCCTTCCCGGGCGCGCCGATCGTGTTCGCCCAGGCCATCGACACCGACGCCGTGGTGACGGCGCGGCTGCGGGTGCGGGAGGACCGGGCGCAGGTCCGGTTGGTGCAGCAGGAGGCCGGCGGCCCCTCCCTGGCGCCGGCCACGGTCGCCTGGGTCGCCATCGAGGCGGGTGTGGGCAGCGGGTCGCGCCCGGCCGTCGCCAAGCGGGTCCGCGCTGGTGACTCGATCACGCGGACCCGCTACGGCACGACCGTCTCGACGAGCGCCCTGATCCTGGCCGCGACGCAGTCGATCGCCGAGGCCGACCCGGTGACGGTCCGGGTCCGCCTGACGGGTCGCATCGGCGCGCGGCTGCTGCTCCAGGAGGAGCGCTCGGCCGACGACGAGACCTCGCACGCCCAAGAACTGGTCGGCTACGCCGTCTTCGAGCCGGGTACGCTGCGGTCGTCGTCGTCCGCGCGTGTGGCGCCGGTGCGCGCGTCCTCGGAAGCGTCGGCGCTGGTCATGGGGGCTCGCCCGAACCCGGTCCGAGGCCGGGCCGTGGTCGCCTTCGAGGTCGCCGAGGCCGGGACCGTCCGCCTCGACGTGTTCGACACGACGGGCCGCCGCGTGACGACGCTGGCCGACGGGCCGCAGACAGCCGGGACGCACGAGGTGCCGCTGGATGCGTCGCGGTGGTCGGCAGGCGTCTACCTGGTCCGGCTGGTCGATGGCGCCGGCGCGGTCACGACCAGCCAACTGACGGTCCTCCGTTAG
- a CDS encoding putative DNA modification/repair radical SAM protein: MRRQVIEKLEILADAAKYDASCASSGGTRKNSPTGIGNSTGAGICHSYTEDGRCVSLLKVLFSNVCIYDCAYCVSRRSNEEVERVAFTVKEVVELTMGFYKRNYIEGLFLSSGIFGDADTTTEKLVAVARSLRHDHLFNGYIHLKVIPGASPELLTEAGRLADRLSVNVEIPSEAGLKQVAPEKDYHQVFAPMGHVRDRIDAAREERQKDRRAPRFAAGGQSTQLVIGATPETDRQILELTDGLYSEQKLRRVYFSGFVPLGGDDRVPDPESYRAPLHREHRLYQADWLLRKYGFDLDEVAPPGSANLDSDIDPKTAYALRFPTLFPVDVNTAPIEWLQRVPGLGIRSSKRIVAARRRGTVRWDDLRAMGVVMKRAQYFLTTPDHKPHLIGSDPGAVRRRIVGGKAEAPQLSLFAPAPLVMPAPLAKAAPLAKAA; the protein is encoded by the coding sequence ATGCGTCGACAGGTCATCGAGAAGCTGGAAATCCTCGCCGACGCGGCCAAGTACGACGCCTCGTGCGCCTCGTCCGGCGGCACACGCAAGAACTCGCCGACCGGCATCGGCAACAGCACGGGCGCGGGCATCTGCCACTCGTACACCGAGGACGGCCGGTGCGTCTCGCTCCTCAAGGTGCTGTTCTCGAACGTCTGCATCTACGACTGCGCCTACTGCGTGAGCCGCCGCTCGAACGAGGAGGTCGAGCGCGTTGCGTTTACCGTCAAGGAGGTCGTCGAGCTGACGATGGGGTTCTACAAGCGGAACTACATCGAGGGGCTGTTCCTGTCGTCGGGAATCTTCGGCGACGCCGACACGACGACTGAGAAGCTGGTCGCCGTGGCCCGGTCGCTCCGCCACGACCACCTCTTCAACGGCTACATCCACCTCAAGGTGATCCCAGGCGCCTCGCCCGAGTTGCTCACCGAGGCCGGGCGCCTGGCCGACCGCCTGTCGGTCAACGTCGAGATCCCGAGCGAGGCCGGGCTCAAGCAGGTCGCGCCGGAGAAGGACTACCACCAGGTGTTCGCGCCGATGGGCCACGTCCGCGACCGGATCGACGCGGCCAGGGAGGAGCGGCAGAAAGACCGCCGCGCGCCCCGGTTCGCGGCGGGTGGCCAGAGCACCCAGCTCGTGATCGGGGCGACGCCGGAGACGGACCGCCAGATCCTGGAGCTGACCGACGGGCTGTACTCGGAGCAGAAGCTCCGGCGCGTCTACTTCTCCGGCTTCGTGCCCCTCGGCGGCGACGACCGCGTGCCGGACCCCGAGAGCTATCGCGCCCCGCTCCACCGCGAGCACCGCCTCTACCAGGCCGACTGGCTCCTGCGCAAGTACGGCTTCGACTTGGACGAGGTGGCCCCGCCTGGGTCCGCCAACCTCGACAGCGACATCGACCCGAAGACGGCCTACGCGTTGCGATTCCCGACCCTCTTCCCTGTCGACGTCAACACGGCGCCGATCGAGTGGCTCCAGCGGGTGCCCGGGCTCGGCATCCGGAGCTCGAAGCGGATCGTCGCGGCGCGGCGGCGCGGCACCGTCCGCTGGGACGACCTGCGGGCGATGGGCGTCGTGATGAAGCGCGCCCAGTACTTCCTGACGACGCCGGACCACAAGCCTCACCTGATCGGCTCCGACCCCGGCGCCGTCCGCCGACGGATCGTGGGCGGCAAGGCCGAGGCCCCCCAGCTGTCGCTCTTCGCGCCGGCGCCGCTCGTGATGCCAGCGCCGCTCGCGAAAGCGGCACCTCTCGCGAAGGCGGCCTAG
- a CDS encoding TIGR03915 family putative DNA repair protein: MSEHPALPVDPHLAVETDGTFAGLLCAYAETYRRGALPASVGLAGERASGTLFGDTLRVETEATVADRVERGLDRAVPGLVGRLRRAVLSERPGIEVAVLRLADAVRVEGKAVADDWTFEPAREVGRWAGRVGREAHRMEAFVRFEEHVADGVETWTATARPEYHVLPILHPHFEARYPTLAWRIVDARRGLALVHTPAPEREAGAPASRIVPAVTLGLADEAPDEAAYQTMWKAYFQAVTIPERRNLKLHLRHVPKRYWPYLTEKQPAVPLVASAAAPVPRAAVPASGPRPS; encoded by the coding sequence ATGTCCGAGCATCCCGCCTTGCCCGTCGACCCGCACCTTGCCGTCGAGACCGACGGCACGTTCGCCGGCCTGCTCTGCGCCTACGCCGAGACGTACCGGCGGGGCGCCCTGCCCGCCTCGGTGGGCCTCGCTGGAGAGCGGGCGAGCGGGACGCTGTTCGGCGACACCCTCCGCGTCGAGACCGAGGCGACCGTGGCCGACCGCGTCGAGCGAGGGCTGGACCGCGCGGTGCCGGGGCTCGTCGGGCGGCTCCGGCGGGCGGTCCTGAGCGAGCGGCCGGGCATCGAGGTCGCCGTGCTCCGCCTGGCCGACGCCGTCCGCGTGGAGGGCAAGGCGGTGGCCGACGACTGGACGTTCGAGCCTGCGCGCGAGGTCGGGCGGTGGGCCGGGCGCGTCGGCCGCGAGGCGCACCGGATGGAAGCGTTCGTCCGCTTCGAGGAGCACGTCGCGGACGGCGTCGAGACGTGGACGGCGACGGCGCGGCCCGAGTACCACGTGCTGCCCATCCTGCACCCCCACTTCGAGGCGCGCTACCCGACGCTGGCGTGGCGCATCGTCGACGCCCGCCGCGGGCTGGCGCTCGTCCACACGCCGGCTCCGGAGCGCGAGGCGGGGGCGCCCGCGTCCCGCATCGTCCCGGCCGTGACGCTGGGCCTCGCCGACGAGGCGCCCGACGAGGCGGCGTACCAGACGATGTGGAAGGCGTACTTCCAGGCCGTCACCATCCCCGAGCGACGCAACCTCAAGCTCCACCTCCGGCACGTGCCCAAGCGCTACTGGCCGTACCTGACCGAGAAGCAGCCCGCCGTGCCCCTCGTCGCCTCGGCCGCGGCGCCGGTGCCACGCGCCGCCGTGCCCGCCTCGGGCCCGAGGCCGAGCTAG
- a CDS encoding LexA family transcriptional regulator — protein sequence MSRRQLTQKQHSFLEYLREHVETHKVWPTYREIADHFAYRSPNSVTQNLQALSRKGFLQRDRNGYALVESTSRDGSIRVKGAFRDGRIEPSPSDRLSLTTLFPDFSGLHALEIEDDTARTSELGDARYVFVSDDEAPEGETVVVMDGGRLSLGTVGTDGDVECDEPTVEPQVLGRYAGHAGPYGIVRAPRRPQTEA from the coding sequence ATGAGCCGTCGACAGCTGACCCAGAAGCAGCACTCTTTCCTCGAATACCTGCGCGAGCACGTCGAGACGCACAAGGTCTGGCCGACCTACCGCGAAATCGCCGACCACTTCGCTTACCGGTCGCCCAACTCGGTCACGCAGAACCTGCAGGCGCTCTCACGAAAGGGGTTTCTCCAGCGCGACCGAAACGGCTACGCGCTCGTGGAGTCGACCTCGCGGGACGGGTCGATCCGCGTCAAGGGGGCCTTTCGCGACGGGCGCATCGAGCCGTCCCCCTCGGACCGGCTCTCGCTGACGACGCTCTTCCCGGACTTCTCGGGCCTCCACGCCCTGGAAATCGAGGACGACACTGCCCGCACGTCGGAGCTCGGAGATGCCCGCTACGTGTTCGTCTCCGATGACGAGGCGCCCGAGGGCGAGACTGTCGTGGTGATGGACGGCGGCCGCCTGTCCCTCGGCACCGTCGGCACCGACGGCGACGTCGAGTGTGACGAGCCGACGGTGGAGCCGCAGGTACTCGGCCGCTACGCCGGGCACGCGGGTCCGTACGGCATCGTCCGCGCCCCGCGGCGTCCGCAGACCGAGGCGTAG
- the gluQRS gene encoding tRNA glutamyl-Q(34) synthetase GluQRS, which produces MPAPLPPAPAPALGEPTSHPPVGRFAPSPTGDLHVGSALAALAAWASARRQGGRFVWRVEDLDGPRAVPGSAERQIADARWLGLDWDEGPDVGGPDGPYRQSERSAIYEAALRRLADGGHLFPCRVSRADLRALASAPHGSDGLPPYPVSLRPDALPAAWLDDPAAVADAALRFRVEAGTVAFTDRVVGEVSEDVSTSVGDFVLKRRDGVYAYQLAVVVDDLAMGVTEVVRGMDLLDSTARQIRLIEALGGTPPTYAHLPLLVGADGEKLSKRDEGLTVRSLREAGVAPEALVGWLAAALGQGDARPRTPAAVAATFEIGRVRPAPVPVPADLAHRLHTP; this is translated from the coding sequence ATGCCCGCTCCTCTCCCCCCTGCCCCTGCCCCTGCCCTCGGCGAGCCGACGAGCCATCCTCCCGTGGGCCGGTTTGCGCCGAGCCCGACGGGCGACCTCCACGTGGGGAGCGCGTTGGCCGCGCTGGCGGCCTGGGCGAGCGCACGACGCCAGGGCGGCCGGTTCGTGTGGCGAGTGGAAGACCTCGACGGACCGCGCGCCGTCCCGGGCTCGGCCGAGCGCCAGATCGCGGACGCCCGATGGCTCGGTCTCGACTGGGACGAGGGCCCGGACGTCGGCGGACCGGACGGACCATACCGTCAGTCCGAGCGCAGCGCGATCTACGAGGCTGCGCTGCGACGCCTCGCCGACGGAGGCCACCTGTTCCCCTGCCGCGTCTCGCGCGCCGACCTCCGCGCACTCGCGAGCGCCCCCCACGGCTCTGACGGCCTCCCCCCCTACCCTGTCAGCCTCCGCCCCGACGCCCTCCCGGCCGCGTGGCTCGACGACCCCGCCGCTGTCGCCGATGCGGCCCTCCGATTCCGCGTCGAGGCGGGCACGGTCGCGTTCACCGACCGCGTCGTGGGCGAGGTCTCGGAGGACGTCAGCACGTCCGTGGGCGACTTCGTGCTGAAGCGCCGCGACGGCGTCTACGCGTACCAGCTAGCCGTCGTCGTGGACGACCTCGCGATGGGCGTCACCGAGGTCGTCCGGGGGATGGACCTGCTGGACTCGACCGCCCGGCAGATCCGCCTGATCGAGGCCCTCGGCGGGACGCCCCCGACCTACGCCCACCTCCCCCTGCTGGTCGGCGCCGACGGCGAGAAGCTGTCGAAGCGAGACGAGGGCCTCACGGTCCGCTCCCTCCGCGAGGCCGGCGTGGCGCCCGAGGCGCTGGTCGGCTGGCTGGCGGCCGCGCTCGGGCAGGGCGACGCGCGCCCGCGGACACCAGCCGCGGTCGCCGCCACGTTCGAGATCGGCCGCGTGCGTCCGGCACCCGTTCCCGTCCCGGCCGATCTTGCGCACCGCCTCCACACGCCCTGA
- the recO gene encoding DNA repair protein RecO yields MIVRTDAIVLHAFDYGETSRIVRLLTRPHGVIGVLARGARRPTSAFGSTLQPLSYVQAVYYHRPQRGLQTLKETAHVVRFKRLTSEIERVPLGLRVLEVTRSLVEEGEAHPLALDLVVRTLEHIDEADANAANAVPWFQLHLASLLGFAPDIRREDVEALGDEGGRLLLQSGAVIPAGAEAGAYEMSSSSGGIEASRAALRAFAVLARTPLATAGRMRLAPDVRREVEGLVDAFVRVHTESTYPERVRQVADQLDAGLGRQDEA; encoded by the coding sequence GGCTGCTGACGCGCCCTCATGGCGTCATCGGCGTGCTCGCACGGGGCGCGCGGCGTCCGACGAGCGCCTTCGGCTCGACGCTCCAGCCTCTTTCGTACGTCCAGGCGGTCTACTACCACCGGCCCCAGCGTGGCCTACAGACGCTCAAGGAGACCGCCCACGTGGTCCGGTTCAAGCGCCTCACGTCCGAGATCGAGCGCGTTCCGCTGGGCCTCCGCGTGCTCGAGGTCACGCGCTCGCTCGTGGAGGAAGGCGAGGCCCACCCGCTCGCGCTTGACCTCGTCGTACGGACGCTGGAGCACATCGACGAGGCGGACGCCAACGCAGCCAACGCCGTGCCCTGGTTTCAGCTTCATCTCGCCTCGCTGCTCGGCTTCGCGCCCGACATCCGGCGGGAGGATGTCGAGGCGCTCGGGGACGAGGGCGGGCGGTTGCTCCTCCAGAGCGGTGCCGTGATCCCGGCGGGGGCCGAGGCGGGCGCATACGAGATGTCGTCTTCCAGCGGTGGCATCGAGGCCAGCCGCGCCGCGCTCCGCGCCTTCGCCGTGCTCGCGCGGACGCCGCTCGCCACCGCCGGTCGCATGCGCCTCGCCCCAGACGTCCGCCGCGAGGTGGAGGGCCTCGTCGACGCCTTCGTGCGGGTGCACACCGAGTCCACGTACCCGGAGCGCGTTCGCCAGGTGGCGGACCAACTCGATGCCGGACTGGGGCGCCAGGACGAGGCCTGA
- a CDS encoding alpha/beta hydrolase gives MTVRQIAAVKTARYAVLGPEDGPVDEVWMACHGYGQLVPYFGRHFRAVERPGRLVVAPEALSRFYVTPVDAAPARDRRVGATWMTREERASDIADLTRYLDDVFVAACTRADADPLAVRLTGFGFSQGAATVSRWLARSPLLARRPRRADRLILWGGGLPHDLDLGAEAGWLTDAGVTLVAGDRDGFATPARVLEQEARLRAADVPVETRTFSGGHRLNDRVLRDLG, from the coding sequence GTGACCGTCCGCCAGATCGCCGCCGTCAAGACCGCCCGGTACGCCGTGCTGGGCCCCGAGGACGGCCCCGTGGATGAGGTGTGGATGGCCTGCCACGGCTACGGCCAGCTGGTGCCCTACTTCGGGCGTCACTTCCGCGCCGTCGAGCGACCGGGGCGGCTGGTGGTGGCCCCCGAGGCGCTGAGCCGGTTCTACGTCACGCCCGTGGACGCGGCGCCCGCGCGCGACCGCCGCGTCGGGGCCACCTGGATGACGCGCGAGGAGCGGGCGTCCGACATCGCCGACCTCACGCGCTACCTCGACGACGTGTTCGTGGCCGCCTGCACCCGTGCCGACGCCGACCCGCTCGCGGTCCGCCTGACCGGCTTCGGGTTCAGCCAGGGCGCGGCCACCGTCTCCCGATGGCTGGCCCGGAGTCCGCTGCTGGCGCGGCGTCCGCGGCGTGCCGACCGGTTGATCCTGTGGGGCGGTGGCCTGCCCCACGACCTCGACCTCGGCGCCGAGGCGGGGTGGCTCACCGACGCGGGCGTCACACTCGTCGCGGGCGACCGCGACGGGTTCGCCACGCCCGCCCGCGTGCTGGAGCAGGAGGCCCGGCTCCGGGCCGCCGACGTCCCGGTCGAGACACGGACGTTCAGCGGTGGGCACCGGCTGAACGACCGCGTCCTGCGCGATCTCGGCTAA